A window of the Gemmatimonadota bacterium genome harbors these coding sequences:
- a CDS encoding helix-turn-helix transcriptional regulator: MSDVDVYRAIADRTRRVILDELVERSGQTLFELCGRLIMKHGIHSSRQAISQHLDILEAAGLIRTKFEGRSKLHWFVGAPLKAIGERWPVSADEDTSQSMKEGIEK, from the coding sequence ATGAGTGATGTGGATGTTTACCGCGCAATCGCTGACCGAACCAGGCGGGTCATCCTGGATGAGCTCGTGGAACGGTCGGGGCAAACGCTCTTCGAACTCTGTGGGCGCCTGATTATGAAACACGGCATCCACTCCTCGCGCCAGGCGATCTCACAACACCTGGACATTTTGGAGGCCGCCGGACTCATTCGCACGAAGTTCGAGGGAAGGTCGAAGCTTCACTGGTTCGTAGGCGCCCCACTGAAGGCAATCGGGGAGAGGTGGCCCGTCTCAGCAGACGAGGACACTTCACAATCAATGAAGGAGGGCATCGAGAAATGA
- a CDS encoding VOC family protein codes for MRIHATSVMVDDQQKALRFYTETLGFQLKHNIPLGEYAWITMVSEEDPEGTELVLEPDAHPAARPFKKALVEDGIPYTAFAVDEVEAEHERLLAKGVRFVQPPTDLGTVICAVFDDTCGNLIQIVEEKRED; via the coding sequence ATGAGAATCCACGCGACCAGCGTCATGGTAGACGACCAGCAGAAGGCGCTTCGCTTTTACACGGAAACGCTTGGCTTCCAGTTGAAGCATAACATTCCCCTTGGAGAATACGCCTGGATCACCATGGTATCCGAGGAAGATCCGGAGGGGACGGAATTGGTGCTCGAACCTGATGCCCATCCCGCGGCGCGTCCGTTCAAGAAGGCTCTTGTGGAGGACGGTATCCCCTATACCGCCTTCGCAGTCGACGAAGTTGAAGCCGAACACGAGCGTCTTCTGGCAAAAGGAGTGCGATTCGTGCAGCCGCCAACCGACCTCGGGACGGTCATTTGCGCGGTCTTCGACGATACATGCGGCAACTTGATCCAAATCGTAGAGGAGAAGCGAGAAGATTAA
- a CDS encoding winged helix-turn-helix transcriptional regulator, with protein MTTWHEVTFAIESQGAKELIIEDNRAYVILDPLRWRILEILEAGKSVTEISEALDVTDARVLYHIQRLEETGVVRLEGDGAEDTRKWRCLPTAGVIRVRAEHEGRNGDDSFGPGDDRDTGDGQGTEGSPATGDSQPGEAIPADVAGQFNQAFREAAEGMYGPSFQVSINHNRARLSEVQAAEFNHRLLALIEEYFPPGKGDRSGVKYGFYGVFTPIDLHPFGDP; from the coding sequence ATGACCACCTGGCATGAAGTCACCTTTGCAATCGAGTCTCAGGGAGCTAAAGAACTCATCATCGAAGACAATCGCGCATATGTCATCCTCGATCCTCTACGCTGGCGTATCCTCGAGATCCTGGAAGCGGGGAAGTCGGTTACGGAGATTTCAGAAGCCCTTGATGTAACGGATGCCCGGGTGCTGTACCACATTCAAAGGCTGGAAGAGACGGGCGTCGTACGCCTGGAGGGTGATGGGGCGGAAGATACCCGGAAATGGCGGTGTCTGCCCACGGCGGGAGTGATCCGCGTCCGGGCGGAGCATGAGGGTCGGAATGGAGATGATTCATTCGGACCGGGTGACGACCGGGACACGGGGGACGGCCAGGGTACGGAGGGCAGTCCCGCCACGGGGGACAGCCAGCCAGGGGAGGCCATCCCGGCAGACGTGGCCGGCCAGTTCAACCAGGCATTCCGCGAAGCGGCCGAAGGGATGTACGGACCTTCCTTCCAGGTGTCGATCAACCACAACCGCGCACGGCTGTCGGAAGTCCAGGCCGCCGAATTCAACCACCGGCTGCTGGCCCTCATCGAGGAGTACTTCCCGCCCGGCAAAGGAGACCGGTCGGGCGTCAAGTACGGATTTTACGGCGTGTTCACGCCCATTGATCTGCACCCGTTTGGGGATCCGTGA